In one Bradyrhizobium sp. 4 genomic region, the following are encoded:
- a CDS encoding IS66 family transposase, with the protein MSIAALRDENEQLKALLAQTQAALSEHQAALATSEEARRRLEVILGELRREKFGAKSEKLRPDQYHLPLEDVEIAQGILDAAQERAETVINGRSRSAPDQGPHRNRGCLPAHLPRVERIIEPASPLCPCGCGAMAKIGEDVSKRLDVIPAQWRVLVTRRPKYICRRCAGPVVQAHAPEHVVPGGLPTEAAIAHVIVSKFGDHTPFYRQAEIYARQGIRLDRATLGNWSGRACFHLQPIADHMRHHLAMADRLFMDETKAPVLDPGRGQTKKGYFWAIASDDRGHSGPSPPIVLFRYAPGRSGAFAEQFLDGFCGGFLQCDAYDGYDRLTEVVRPQGPWTLVHCWSHLRRRFVKLARNSKSPIAEAAIRHIAQLYAIEAMVRGASPDIRLAARKEHSLPMVAALKSWFEKQLSMISSGSTLAEDIRYALNHWQGLTRFLEDGRLELDTNPVENAIRPVCLTRKNALFAGHEVGAENWALLASIVATCKLNDVNPAAYIAETLETIIDGHPHSRIEDLMPWRFRKTSSQPQ; encoded by the coding sequence ATGAGCATCGCGGCGCTGCGCGACGAAAATGAACAATTGAAAGCGCTTTTGGCGCAAACGCAGGCGGCCTTGAGCGAACATCAGGCGGCGCTGGCGACGTCGGAAGAGGCGCGGCGTCGGTTGGAGGTCATTCTCGGCGAATTGCGACGCGAGAAGTTCGGCGCGAAGTCCGAGAAGCTGCGGCCAGATCAGTATCACTTGCCGCTGGAAGACGTGGAGATCGCGCAAGGCATTCTGGACGCGGCGCAGGAGAGAGCCGAGACTGTGATCAATGGCCGATCGCGGAGCGCGCCGGATCAAGGTCCTCATCGCAATCGCGGCTGCTTGCCTGCCCATTTGCCGCGGGTGGAACGGATTATCGAGCCTGCGAGTCCGCTTTGCCCGTGCGGTTGCGGTGCCATGGCGAAGATCGGCGAGGACGTCAGCAAACGGCTCGACGTGATCCCGGCGCAATGGCGGGTGTTGGTCACGCGCCGCCCGAAATACATCTGTCGCCGCTGCGCGGGCCCCGTCGTGCAGGCGCACGCACCGGAGCACGTCGTGCCCGGCGGGCTGCCGACCGAAGCGGCCATCGCGCACGTGATCGTCTCCAAATTTGGCGATCATACGCCATTTTACCGTCAGGCCGAGATCTATGCGCGCCAGGGTATCCGGCTTGATCGGGCGACGCTGGGCAACTGGTCCGGCCGCGCCTGCTTCCATCTTCAGCCCATCGCGGACCACATGCGCCACCACCTGGCCATGGCGGATCGGCTGTTCATGGATGAGACCAAGGCGCCGGTACTCGATCCGGGGCGCGGCCAAACGAAGAAGGGCTACTTCTGGGCGATCGCCTCAGACGACCGCGGCCACAGCGGCCCAAGTCCGCCGATCGTGCTGTTCCGATATGCCCCCGGTCGCAGCGGTGCCTTTGCGGAGCAGTTCCTGGATGGCTTTTGCGGAGGCTTCCTGCAATGCGATGCCTATGACGGTTATGACCGGCTGACCGAAGTCGTTCGACCGCAAGGGCCGTGGACGCTCGTGCATTGCTGGAGCCATTTGCGCCGGCGCTTCGTCAAATTGGCCCGCAATAGCAAATCGCCGATCGCCGAGGCCGCCATTCGGCACATCGCACAGCTTTACGCCATCGAAGCCATGGTGCGCGGTGCATCGCCGGACATACGGTTGGCCGCGCGCAAGGAGCACTCGCTGCCAATGGTAGCCGCGTTGAAGTCGTGGTTCGAAAAACAGCTGTCGATGATCTCCAGCGGTTCGACGCTCGCCGAGGACATCCGCTACGCGCTCAATCACTGGCAAGGTCTGACCCGCTTCCTCGAAGACGGGCGCCTCGAGCTCGACACCAACCCTGTCGAGAACGCCATCCGGCCAGTCTGCCTGACCAGAAAAAATGCGCTCTTCGCCGGTCATGAGGTCGGAGCCGAAAACTGGGCCTTGCTCGCCTCGATCGTCGCCACCTGCAAGCTCAACGACGTCAACCCGGCCGCCTACATCGCCGAAACACTCGAGACGATCATCGACGGCCATCCCCATAGCCGCATCGAAGACCTCATGCCGTGGCGATTCCGCAAAACGTCAAGCCAGCCTCAATAG
- a CDS encoding transposase, whose product MPPAHLARYHRRRESGAVFPINGRLRDELLKETLFTSLAQARVTVGSWRADYNDTRPHSQLGWRTPSEFAMTCHPRRDLALRYAEGSAPAPVATTAQLGKSNC is encoded by the coding sequence CTGCCGCCAGCACATCTGGCACGATATCACCGGCGCCGAGAGAGCGGGGCCGTCTTCCCCATCAACGGCCGGCTGCGGGATGAGCTGTTGAAGGAGACGTTGTTCACGTCACTGGCACAAGCCCGCGTCACAGTTGGAAGTTGGCGGGCGGATTACAACGACACAAGACCACACTCGCAGCTCGGATGGAGAACCCCGTCCGAGTTCGCGATGACCTGCCACCCGCGCCGGGATCTGGCGCTGCGCTATGCCGAGGGCTCCGCGCCAGCTCCCGTCGCTACCACCGCCCAACTGGGCAAATCCAACTGCTAG
- the tnpB gene encoding IS66 family insertion sequence element accessory protein TnpB (TnpB, as the term is used for proteins encoded by IS66 family insertion elements, is considered an accessory protein, since TnpC, encoded by a neighboring gene, is a DDE family transposase.), which translates to MIAAGADLKIYIATRPIDFRCGHDGLAAKVQEMLRLDPFSGAAFVFRSKRADRIKILVWDRTGLVLVHKRLEGCKFVWPTIADGVIRISPAMFAALFEGLDWRLVRPEEARRPQAAG; encoded by the coding sequence ATGATCGCGGCCGGTGCCGATCTGAAGATTTACATCGCGACGCGGCCGATCGACTTCCGCTGTGGCCACGATGGGCTTGCGGCGAAGGTGCAGGAGATGCTTCGTCTCGACCCGTTCAGCGGCGCAGCCTTCGTGTTCCGATCGAAACGAGCGGACCGGATCAAGATTTTGGTCTGGGATCGAACGGGTCTGGTGTTGGTGCACAAGCGTCTTGAAGGTTGCAAGTTCGTTTGGCCAACGATCGCAGACGGCGTGATACGGATATCGCCGGCGATGTTCGCAGCCCTGTTCGAGGGGCTGGATTGGAGGTTGGTCCGCCCGGAAGAAGCGCGGCGTCCCCAGGCGGCTGGATAA
- the istA gene encoding IS21 family transposase codes for MPTERLSMRRIREVLRLRHQGLTERVIARTLGVSNGVVHGYVRRARLAGLTWPLPEGLDDENLELLLFPAPTAASQSDRRPTPDWAYVEKELRRRSVTRLLLWEEYRAANPDGFGYTWFCTTFEAWKQRARPSMRQTHAGGEKVFVDFAGDTIDIFDPITGEVRAMKLFVAAMGASNYTYAEACPSESLSDWIGVHASLFRYLGGVPKFVVCDNLKAAVTNPDRYDPGINRTYAEMAGHYGTAILAARPRRPKDKAKVEIAVQIAQRWILARLRNQRFFSLAELNTAIRGLVVELNARQMRGFGSSRTELFAEIDRPRLRELPDQPYVFARWKRCRVAPDYHVEIDGHWYSTPYRLIRELVDVRIADKTVEVFHKGQRIASHARAPNRRGHTTIADHMPSAHRRYGKWTPGGLIAAGEKIGPSTAAFFQVVIEARPHPEQGFRTCLGILSLARSYDHARVDAACRRGILIKARSVASIRSILKSGLDRAFLDETSDHQPLRHGNIRGQGYFH; via the coding sequence ATGCCTACCGAGAGATTGTCGATGCGCCGGATCCGAGAAGTTCTACGTTTGAGGCACCAGGGCCTGACCGAGCGCGTCATCGCGCGGACGTTGGGAGTGAGCAATGGGGTCGTACACGGTTATGTGCGTCGCGCCCGCCTTGCGGGGCTGACCTGGCCGCTGCCGGAGGGCCTGGACGACGAGAACCTTGAACTGCTGCTGTTTCCGGCGCCGACGGCAGCCTCGCAAAGCGACCGGCGCCCGACACCGGATTGGGCTTATGTCGAGAAGGAGCTGCGCCGCCGCAGCGTGACGCGCCTGCTGTTGTGGGAAGAGTATCGCGCCGCCAATCCGGACGGCTTTGGCTATACCTGGTTTTGCACGACGTTCGAGGCCTGGAAGCAGCGGGCCCGGCCAAGCATGCGTCAGACCCACGCCGGTGGGGAGAAGGTATTCGTCGATTTCGCCGGCGACACCATCGATATCTTCGATCCCATCACCGGCGAAGTGCGCGCCATGAAGCTGTTCGTCGCGGCGATGGGGGCCTCGAACTACACCTACGCCGAGGCCTGCCCAAGCGAGAGCCTGTCCGACTGGATCGGCGTGCATGCCAGCCTGTTCAGGTATCTCGGCGGCGTGCCGAAGTTCGTGGTCTGCGATAATCTCAAGGCCGCCGTGACCAACCCCGATCGCTACGATCCCGGGATCAACCGCACCTATGCTGAGATGGCCGGCCATTACGGCACCGCGATCCTGGCGGCCCGGCCGAGGCGACCAAAGGACAAGGCCAAGGTTGAGATCGCAGTCCAGATCGCCCAGCGCTGGATCCTGGCCCGCCTGCGCAACCAGCGCTTCTTTTCCCTGGCGGAGCTCAATACCGCCATCCGCGGGCTCGTCGTCGAACTCAACGCCCGCCAGATGCGCGGCTTCGGCTCCAGCCGGACCGAACTGTTCGCCGAGATTGATCGCCCCAGGTTGAGAGAACTGCCGGACCAGCCCTACGTCTTTGCGCGCTGGAAGCGTTGCCGTGTCGCCCCAGATTATCACGTCGAGATCGACGGCCATTGGTATTCCACCCCTTACCGCCTGATCCGTGAACTCGTCGATGTCCGTATCGCCGACAAGACCGTCGAGGTCTTCCACAAGGGACAGAGGATCGCCAGCCACGCCCGTGCGCCCAACCGGCGCGGCCACACCACGATTGCCGATCATATGCCCAGCGCCCACCGCCGCTACGGCAAATGGACACCGGGAGGGCTGATCGCCGCCGGCGAGAAGATCGGTCCATCGACGGCGGCGTTCTTCCAGGTCGTCATCGAAGCCCGGCCGCACCCCGAGCAAGGCTTTCGCACCTGCCTCGGTATTCTGTCGCTGGCCAGGAGCTACGACCATGCGCGCGTCGATGCCGCCTGCCGACGCGGCATCCTGATCAAGGCTCGCTCCGTCGCCTCGATCCGTTCGATCCTCAAGAGCGGCCTCGATCGCGCTTTCCTCGACGAGACGTCCGACCACCAGCCCCTGCGCCACGGCAACATCCGCGGTCAGGGCTATTTCCACTGA
- a CDS encoding transposase, producing the protein MAFGWRPHGRVLEQRLFAHAGVKRGYRRRAEPDWGSLACELKRPGVNLMVLSEEYRAVHPGGYGYSRFCDLFREFERRLSPTMRQDHPAGDKVFVDYSGKKIMIVDRATGVVREAEIFVAVLGASNYTYAGGDLDAETGGLDRGPCPHVPLFWRGAAPCGPRQSEIRRPQGLVLRP; encoded by the coding sequence GTGGCCTTTGGCTGGCGACCTCACGGACGCGTTCTTGAACAACGTCTGTTCGCCCATGCCGGCGTCAAGCGTGGGTACCGCCGGCGCGCCGAGCCAGATTGGGGCTCGCTCGCCTGCGAACTTAAGCGGCCTGGCGTCAATTTGATGGTGCTTTCGGAGGAGTATCGCGCGGTTCACCCGGGAGGCTATGGCTACAGTCGCTTCTGCGATCTGTTCCGGGAGTTCGAGCGGCGGCTGTCGCCGACCATGCGGCAGGACCATCCGGCCGGCGACAAGGTATTTGTCGATTACTCCGGCAAGAAAATCATGATCGTCGATCGCGCAACCGGGGTCGTGCGTGAAGCGGAGATCTTCGTCGCCGTGCTTGGCGCCTCCAATTACACCTACGCCGGAGGCGACCTGGACGCAGAAACTGGCGGACTGGATCGAGGCCCATGTCCGCATGTTCCGCTTTTTTGGCGGGGTGCCGCGCCTTGTGGTCCCCGACAATCTGAAATCCGGCGTCCACAGGGCCTCGTTCTACGACCCTGA
- a CDS encoding transposase codes for MGLDSKKDVHLDGSTRGSVSRLEVLEGPSGRRVRSEAERARIVAESLLPGAQVSEVARKHGATRWQIYDWRRRFRQRGMLPPREVSQPTFAPLVVEGALEERQVPAIKLEIAIGDVVLRTDTAIDGEQLSRVIRAMRASR; via the coding sequence ATGGGATTGGACAGCAAAAAGGACGTCCATTTGGACGGCTCAACGAGGGGATCGGTGAGCCGGCTGGAGGTTCTTGAAGGACCATCGGGGCGCCGCGTACGTTCGGAAGCTGAGAGAGCTCGGATCGTCGCCGAGAGTCTGTTACCCGGTGCCCAGGTGTCCGAGGTGGCGCGCAAGCACGGAGCGACGCGCTGGCAAATCTACGATTGGCGGCGGCGGTTTCGACAGCGAGGCATGTTGCCGCCGCGCGAGGTATCGCAGCCGACATTCGCGCCGCTAGTCGTGGAAGGTGCGTTGGAGGAGCGTCAGGTTCCGGCGATCAAGCTTGAGATCGCGATCGGCGATGTCGTGCTGCGGACGGACACAGCCATAGATGGCGAGCAGCTGTCCCGTGTGATCCGCGCGATGCGAGCGTCACGATGA
- the istB gene encoding IS21-like element helper ATPase IstB has product MLTHPTHERLITLGLTGMAKAFEEQRRSPDLDALPFEERIGLLVDREAAERDTKRLTTRLKFAALRQSACVEDVDLRTPRGIDRSVFARLVGGDWIDRNENLLITGATGLGKSWIACALGHKACRDTRSVQYHRVPRLFEALALARGDGRYGRLLKTIGRVQLLILDDWGLSVLNPPERRDLLEILDDRHGRASTIVTSQVPVEHWHDVIGDPTLGDAILDRLVHNAHRLQLSGESMRKQNARNQTLDANSNP; this is encoded by the coding sequence ATGCTGACACACCCCACCCATGAACGGCTGATCACGCTTGGCTTGACCGGAATGGCCAAAGCCTTCGAGGAGCAGCGACGATCACCGGACCTCGACGCCCTGCCGTTCGAGGAGCGCATCGGGCTTCTCGTCGATCGCGAAGCCGCCGAGCGCGACACCAAACGTCTCACGACCCGTCTCAAGTTCGCCGCGCTACGCCAGAGCGCATGCGTGGAAGACGTCGATTTGCGCACGCCACGCGGCATCGACCGCAGCGTCTTCGCCAGACTCGTCGGCGGCGACTGGATCGACCGCAACGAGAACCTGCTCATCACAGGGGCAACCGGGCTCGGCAAAAGCTGGATTGCCTGCGCCCTCGGCCACAAGGCCTGCCGCGACACTCGTTCGGTCCAGTATCACCGCGTCCCGCGCCTGTTCGAGGCGCTCGCCCTGGCTCGCGGCGACGGCCGATATGGCCGGCTGCTCAAAACCATCGGCCGCGTTCAACTTCTGATCCTCGATGATTGGGGCCTGTCAGTTCTAAATCCGCCCGAACGGCGCGACCTTCTGGAGATCCTCGATGATCGCCACGGTCGCGCCTCCACTATCGTCACCAGTCAGGTCCCTGTTGAACATTGGCACGACGTTATCGGCGACCCAACCCTCGGCGACGCCATCCTGGATCGCCTCGTTCACAACGCTCACCGTCTGCAACTCTCCGGAGAAAGCATGCGAAAGCAGAACGCCCGCAATCAAACTCTTGACGCCAACTCAAACCCCTGA